Proteins encoded by one window of Planktothrix tepida PCC 9214:
- a CDS encoding Uma2 family endonuclease — protein sequence MALTAQQIADLMPDTSQLESDEPEMESSLHYLQLALLVAGLDWLWRDREDYFIGANLTIYYSQQQLKNREFRGLDFFVAKNTVKRPRRSWVVWQEDGKYPDIIIELLSDSTAKVDRQEKKNLYQNRFRTPEYFWFSPEDLELAGFRLSGEEYQPILMNESGLLWSHVLGLYLGIYNNQLRYFSPEGELIPTPEEAALQAQTLAETERQRAETERQRAERLAEQLRALGINPD from the coding sequence ATGGCACTAACCGCTCAACAAATCGCAGATTTAATGCCAGATACCAGTCAACTAGAAAGTGATGAACCGGAGATGGAAAGTTCTTTACATTATTTACAATTAGCCTTGTTAGTCGCTGGTTTAGATTGGCTCTGGCGAGATCGAGAAGATTATTTTATTGGAGCTAATTTAACCATCTATTATAGTCAACAACAACTCAAAAATCGAGAATTCAGAGGGCTGGATTTTTTTGTAGCTAAAAATACGGTTAAACGTCCTCGTCGGTCTTGGGTCGTTTGGCAAGAAGATGGGAAATATCCTGATATTATTATCGAATTACTGTCAGATTCTACCGCTAAAGTTGATCGACAAGAAAAGAAAAACCTATATCAAAATCGGTTTAGAACCCCAGAATATTTCTGGTTTTCTCCAGAAGATTTAGAGTTAGCAGGATTTCGCTTAAGCGGTGAAGAATATCAACCGATTTTAATGAATGAATCAGGGTTATTATGGAGTCATGTATTAGGGTTATATTTGGGAATTTATAACAATCAATTGCGTTATTTTAGTCCAGAAGGTGAATTAATTCCCACTCCAGAAGAAGCTGCACTCCAAGCTCAAACCTTAGCGGAAACCGAACGTCAACGGGCTGAAACCGAACGTCAACGGGCCGAACGTTTAGCCGAACAACTCAGAGCATTAGGAATTAATCCCGACTAA